From the genome of Streptomyces sp. NBC_00659, one region includes:
- a CDS encoding Mut7-C RNAse domain-containing protein: MNGPEIHIEFAPELGLFVPHARRTGNSPVGTDGSSTLGHVVESLGVPLTEVGALVVDGREVPFSHIPAADETVRVRAVERPQRVPGAPLRFLLDVHLGTLARRMRLLGVDTAYESTDIGDPALAARSAAERRVLLSRDRGLLHRRELWAGGFVYSTQPDDQLRDVLGRFAPELRPWSRCTACNGLLAKATKEQVADQLESGTERSYDVFAQCAECGRAYWKGAHHDRLETVVERALAEFGT, translated from the coding sequence GTGAACGGACCGGAGATCCACATCGAATTCGCCCCCGAACTGGGGCTGTTCGTCCCGCACGCCCGCCGTACGGGAAACAGCCCCGTCGGCACCGACGGCTCCTCCACCCTCGGCCATGTCGTCGAGTCGCTGGGCGTCCCGCTCACCGAGGTCGGCGCCCTGGTCGTGGACGGGCGCGAGGTTCCCTTCTCGCACATCCCGGCGGCGGACGAGACGGTGCGGGTCCGCGCCGTCGAACGCCCGCAGCGCGTCCCCGGCGCGCCGCTGCGCTTCCTCCTGGACGTCCATCTCGGCACCCTGGCCCGCCGGATGCGCCTGCTCGGCGTCGACACGGCGTACGAGTCCACCGACATCGGCGACCCGGCGCTCGCCGCCCGTTCGGCGGCCGAGCGGCGCGTCCTGCTCAGCCGTGACCGCGGGCTGCTGCACCGCCGCGAGCTGTGGGCCGGCGGCTTCGTCTACAGCACCCAGCCCGACGACCAACTCCGTGACGTCCTGGGCCGGTTCGCGCCCGAGCTGAGACCCTGGTCGCGCTGCACCGCGTGCAACGGCCTGCTCGCGAAGGCCACCAAGGAACAGGTCGCGGACCAGCTGGAGAGCGGCACCGAGCGGTCGTACGACGTCTTCGCGCAGTGCGCCGAGTGCGGGCGCGCCTACTGGAAGGGCGCGCACCACGACCGGCTGGAGACCGTCGTGGAGCGCGCCCTCGCGGAGTTCGGGACCTGA
- a CDS encoding TetR/AcrR family transcriptional regulator, translating to MAATTQSSAPAAEPQPGLRERKKMKTRVAIREATYRLIERQGYDATTVEQIAEAAEVSPSTVFRYFPTKEDIVLTDEYDPLLEQELRERPADEPWFDSLRHVIRKAIGASSSEDPEISRLRTRLMVEVPAVRSRMMESMSVTGRLLSRVVGERSGRDPDSLEVRVFAMSLIGGLMETSMYWAETGQGDDLADLVERTVNVLEHGLPPQNPGDRGAPRMTS from the coding sequence ATGGCCGCCACCACTCAGAGTTCCGCTCCCGCCGCGGAGCCCCAGCCGGGGCTCCGCGAGCGGAAGAAGATGAAGACCCGCGTCGCGATCCGCGAGGCGACCTACCGGCTGATCGAGCGGCAGGGGTACGACGCGACGACGGTCGAGCAGATCGCGGAGGCGGCCGAGGTCTCCCCGTCCACGGTGTTCCGCTACTTCCCGACCAAGGAGGACATCGTCCTCACGGACGAGTACGACCCGCTCCTGGAACAGGAACTGCGCGAGCGCCCCGCCGACGAGCCGTGGTTCGACTCCCTGCGCCATGTGATCAGGAAGGCCATCGGCGCCAGCAGCTCCGAGGACCCCGAGATCAGCCGGCTCCGGACACGGCTGATGGTCGAGGTCCCCGCGGTGCGTTCCCGGATGATGGAGAGCATGTCCGTCACCGGGCGGCTGCTGAGCCGGGTCGTCGGGGAGCGCTCCGGCCGGGACCCGGACAGTCTGGAGGTCCGGGTCTTCGCGATGTCGCTCATCGGCGGGCTGATGGAGACCTCCATGTACTGGGCCGAGACCGGGCAGGGGGACGACCTCGCCGATCTCGTCGAGCGGACCGTGAACGTCCTGGAGCACGGTCTGCCGCCGCAGAACCCGGGGGACCGGGGCGCACCCCGCATGACATCCTGA
- a CDS encoding MFS transporter: MVTLTQDGAVRRDPRRWWALGALVASMLALGFDMTILNVALPTMARDLGASTGEQQWMADAYVVVFASLMLPAGLLGDRFGRRRMLITGLAVFLAGSLVGTLVDDVTWVIAARALMGVGGALVMPLALAVLPSLFGPDERTKAVGAVSAASALGLPLGPIIGGWLLNHFWWGSVFLVNIPMAAIGITACAFLLPETRDPASPKVDALSTALTAVGLSVLIYAIIEAPSRGWGDPLVLGCFAASVLLIALLVVRERRSPRPMLDLSLLAQRGFLLNALAATLVMFVLSGLMFVLPQYLQAVLGHDALATGVRMLPMMGGLLVASRGAQPLVARIGARSVISAGLVVLAFAAFLGSRTTVDDGYGATALWLSVAGLGFGFAVVPAMSAALGELPRDRAGSGSGLLMTVRQVGSAIGIALLGSLLASTYADRLDTSALPRAAADAADGSVVGAHVVAERLGDPALAASANAAYLHGMDLVLLVSGIAALVTALLAAALLPSPRQADPVPVEDTAMAPAPADAGQ, encoded by the coding sequence ATGGTGACTCTCACGCAGGACGGCGCCGTACGGCGCGACCCCCGACGCTGGTGGGCCCTCGGGGCCCTGGTCGCGAGCATGCTCGCGCTCGGCTTCGACATGACGATCCTCAATGTGGCGCTGCCGACGATGGCCCGGGACCTCGGCGCGTCCACCGGGGAGCAGCAGTGGATGGCGGACGCGTACGTCGTGGTCTTCGCCTCGCTGATGCTCCCGGCGGGCCTGCTCGGCGACCGCTTCGGGCGGCGCCGGATGCTCATCACGGGCCTCGCGGTCTTCCTCGCCGGCTCCCTGGTCGGCACCCTCGTCGACGATGTCACCTGGGTGATCGCCGCCCGCGCCCTGATGGGTGTCGGCGGCGCGCTGGTGATGCCGCTCGCGCTCGCCGTCCTGCCCTCGCTGTTCGGACCCGACGAGCGCACCAAGGCGGTCGGAGCCGTCTCCGCCGCCTCGGCGCTCGGTCTGCCGCTCGGCCCGATCATCGGCGGCTGGCTCCTGAACCACTTCTGGTGGGGCTCGGTCTTCCTGGTCAACATCCCGATGGCGGCCATCGGGATCACCGCCTGCGCCTTCCTGCTCCCCGAGACCAGGGACCCGGCATCGCCCAAGGTCGACGCGCTCTCCACCGCGCTCACCGCGGTCGGCCTCAGCGTCCTGATCTACGCCATCATCGAGGCCCCGTCCCGCGGCTGGGGCGACCCGCTCGTCCTCGGCTGCTTCGCCGCCTCCGTCCTCCTGATCGCGCTGCTCGTCGTCCGCGAACGCCGCAGCCCCCGGCCGATGCTCGATCTCTCCCTGCTCGCCCAGCGCGGCTTCCTGCTCAACGCCCTCGCCGCGACACTCGTCATGTTCGTCCTGTCCGGCCTGATGTTCGTACTGCCGCAGTACCTCCAGGCGGTGCTCGGACACGACGCGCTGGCGACCGGGGTCCGGATGCTGCCGATGATGGGCGGACTGCTGGTCGCCTCCCGGGGCGCGCAGCCGCTGGTCGCCCGCATCGGGGCGCGCTCGGTGATCAGCGCGGGTCTCGTCGTCCTCGCCTTCGCTGCGTTCCTCGGCAGCCGTACGACCGTCGACGACGGGTACGGCGCCACGGCACTGTGGCTGTCCGTCGCCGGGCTCGGCTTCGGTTTCGCCGTGGTGCCCGCCATGTCCGCCGCCCTCGGCGAACTCCCCCGCGACCGGGCCGGCAGCGGCTCCGGGCTGCTGATGACGGTGCGCCAGGTGGGCAGCGCGATCGGTATCGCCCTGCTCGGCTCCCTGCTGGCGAGCACGTACGCCGACCGTCTCGACACGTCCGCGCTGCCGCGTGCCGCTGCGGACGCCGCCGACGGCTCGGTGGTCGGCGCCCATGTGGTCGCGGAGCGGCTCGGCGACCCGGCCCTCGCCGCCTCCGCGAACGCCGCGTACCTCCACGGCATGGATCTGGTCCTGCTGGTCAGCGGGATCGCGGCGCTGGTCACCGCGCTGCTGGCGGCGGCGCTGCTGCCGAGCCCGCGGCAGGCCGACCCGGTGCCCGTGGAGGACACCGCCATGGCCCCTGCCCCGGCGGATGCCGGACAATAG